A window of Costertonia aggregata contains these coding sequences:
- a CDS encoding acyl carrier protein phosphodiesterase, translating into MNFLAHIYLSFDNPEITLGNFMADSIRGNKFAHLPNNVQKGILLHREIDTFTDSHKIPKKSSKRLHKNYGHYSRVIVDIYYDHFLAKNWEVYSDVPLKVFVERFYDLLEENHGILPEGIKRMMPYMIADNWIYNYSKMDGIGKVLSGMNRRTKNRSKMNFAILDLEEHYTKFEMEFTAFFEELIIFSRQKYTSLITNI; encoded by the coding sequence ATGAATTTTTTGGCCCATATTTATCTTTCTTTTGATAACCCCGAAATTACCTTGGGCAATTTTATGGCGGATAGTATTCGGGGCAACAAGTTCGCACATTTACCAAATAATGTGCAAAAAGGAATTTTACTGCATCGGGAGATAGATACCTTTACCGATTCCCATAAAATACCCAAGAAAAGTAGCAAGCGGTTGCATAAAAACTACGGCCATTACAGCAGGGTTATCGTAGATATATACTATGATCATTTTTTGGCCAAGAATTGGGAAGTTTATTCCGATGTTCCATTAAAGGTTTTTGTGGAGCGTTTTTATGACCTCTTGGAAGAGAACCATGGTATATTGCCCGAAGGTATAAAGCGGATGATGCCCTATATGATAGCGGATAATTGGATTTACAATTATTCCAAGATGGACGGTATCGGAAAGGTTTTAAGCGGGATGAACCGAAGAACAAAAAACCGGTCCAAGATGAATTTTGCCATTCTTGACCTGGAAGAGCATTACACAAAATTCGAAATGGAATTTACTGCCTTTTTTGAGGAATTGATTATCTTTTCAAGGCAAAAATATACTTCATTAATTACCAATATATAA
- a CDS encoding LVIVD repeat-containing protein: MKRVSQLLLAISFIAISCSDETTVFEDRLQDDISIEENEAKLQSSINFDNAGVLDIYEEDQITGKTARGGANQQVGDYPLTLVAQIEAPSYDGATNLGATHVFIDGDYAYVSYNTVEGGYAGGVDIINISDPNNPRVTGRLYYTNADINSIAYDNGYVYAVGGVDAEKSVTATSNSFVAKIPVSNGRFNLSSGISYGFQEGFNANDVAISGNEVLVTSGRDGFVKAYDKNSLEALNEVPFADLRSVAISDSKIAVLDASTGVKILDQNLSTTSEIAISSDFGPSAKRTLDFMNENILVSEGSKGAGVYNGTTGQFIEHIPILLDPENVAQQDVVTNAVATNNDIVLMANGGAGLCLSEGEGSSADPYGIIQLNGSINYVASKGDYIFAASGTNGLQIVKLNRPSNSLVERCATTTEFRGNSNVNTETGSVLAYNSGSRGKRLQRIDVNGELLLCGSWTVRNYVNINDNRVLELNGTMVVGRNRQRRNITVTEGATLRVEGNLTVYGDIIMNDGATIEFLGDDSVVNVFGTVSRPANSTVTGTFRDVRNKF, from the coding sequence ATGAAAAGAGTTTCCCAGCTTTTGTTAGCTATATCCTTTATAGCTATTTCCTGTAGTGATGAAACTACAGTTTTTGAAGATAGACTTCAAGATGATATTTCCATAGAAGAAAACGAAGCGAAATTACAATCCAGCATCAATTTTGACAATGCAGGTGTGCTTGACATTTACGAGGAAGACCAAATTACCGGTAAAACCGCTAGAGGTGGTGCCAATCAACAAGTCGGTGATTACCCACTTACCCTGGTCGCTCAAATTGAAGCACCTTCATATGATGGTGCTACCAATTTAGGGGCTACACATGTTTTTATCGACGGTGATTATGCATATGTTTCATACAATACCGTAGAAGGTGGCTATGCCGGTGGTGTTGACATTATTAATATAAGTGACCCGAACAATCCCAGGGTTACCGGCAGGTTGTATTACACCAATGCTGATATAAATTCTATCGCCTATGACAACGGTTACGTATATGCTGTTGGGGGAGTGGATGCCGAAAAGTCGGTAACCGCTACTTCCAACTCCTTCGTTGCCAAAATACCGGTCTCGAACGGGCGATTTAATTTAAGTTCTGGTATTTCTTACGGATTTCAAGAAGGTTTCAATGCCAATGATGTGGCAATTTCAGGCAATGAGGTACTCGTTACCAGTGGAAGGGACGGTTTTGTAAAAGCGTATGATAAAAATAGCCTAGAGGCCTTAAATGAAGTACCATTTGCCGATTTACGTTCGGTTGCCATTAGTGACAGTAAAATTGCAGTATTGGATGCCAGTACGGGTGTCAAGATATTGGACCAAAACCTTAGTACGACCAGCGAGATTGCTATAAGTTCAGACTTTGGACCTTCTGCCAAGCGTACTTTGGATTTTATGAACGAAAATATATTAGTGTCCGAAGGTTCAAAAGGTGCTGGTGTATATAACGGTACTACCGGGCAATTCATAGAGCATATCCCAATTCTTTTAGATCCGGAAAACGTTGCTCAACAAGATGTCGTGACCAATGCCGTTGCCACGAACAACGATATTGTCCTCATGGCCAATGGCGGTGCGGGATTATGTTTGTCGGAGGGCGAAGGTAGCTCAGCTGACCCTTACGGAATCATACAATTGAACGGTTCTATCAACTATGTTGCCTCAAAAGGGGATTATATTTTTGCTGCGTCCGGTACAAACGGTTTACAGATCGTAAAATTGAACCGACCATCGAATAGTCTGGTCGAACGCTGCGCGACTACTACGGAATTTAGAGGTAATTCCAACGTAAATACGGAAACTGGTTCAGTTCTTGCTTACAATAGCGGTAGCAGAGGAAAAAGATTACAGCGAATAGATGTAAATGGCGAGCTATTGCTTTGTGGCTCCTGGACCGTTAGAAATTATGTGAACATCAACGACAATAGGGTTCTTGAATTAAACGGTACCATGGTCGTTGGTAGAAATAGACAAAGGAGAAATATAACCGTTACCGAAGGTGCAACCTTAAGGGTAGAGGGTAATTTGACCGTTTATGGAGATATCATAATGAATGATGGCGCCACCATTGAGTTTCTAGGAGATGATTCGGTAGTCAACGTTTTTGGAACAGTTTCTAGACCTGCCAATTCAACGGTTACAGGTACATTTAGGGATGTTCGTAACAAGTTCTAG
- the glmM gene encoding phosphoglucosamine mutase, with product MTLIKSISGIRGTIGGQPGDNLTPIDAVKFAAAYGTWLKQYSKKDNLKVVIGRDARLSGEMIQNLVVYTLVGLGIDVIDLDLSTTPTVEIAVPLEKADGGIILTASHNPKQWNALKLLNEKGEFLNAAEGALILEITEKEDFAFAEVDDLGSITKNDSYIDIHIDEVLNLSLVDADTIRKAKFKVVVDGVNSTGGIAIPKLLRELGVEVVELYCDPTGHFPHNPEPLKEHLKDICDLVVKENADFGIVVDPDVDRLAFISNDGEMFGEEYTLVACADYVLSKTKGSTVSNLSSSRALRDVTEKHGGTYQAAAVGEVNVVSKMKATNAIIGGEGNGGIIYPESHYGRDSLVGTALFLMLMAEKGGTVAELRASYPSYFMSKKKIQLTPGLDVDGILKAMAEKYADEDISTIDGVKIDFPENWVHLRKSNTEPIIRIYTEAKSQQEADGLADRIIGEIKAVAGI from the coding sequence ATGACCTTAATCAAATCAATATCAGGAATACGAGGAACCATCGGTGGACAGCCAGGGGATAACCTAACACCGATAGATGCGGTAAAATTTGCCGCTGCTTACGGAACTTGGCTTAAACAGTATTCCAAAAAAGATAACCTGAAAGTGGTTATAGGTCGTGATGCAAGATTATCAGGGGAAATGATACAGAATTTGGTCGTTTATACACTTGTGGGATTGGGAATCGATGTCATCGATTTGGATTTGTCGACCACACCGACCGTGGAAATCGCTGTACCCTTGGAAAAGGCAGATGGTGGCATTATTTTAACCGCTAGCCATAATCCGAAACAATGGAATGCCTTAAAATTATTAAATGAAAAAGGGGAATTCTTAAATGCGGCCGAAGGAGCTTTGATTCTCGAAATCACGGAAAAAGAGGATTTCGCTTTCGCGGAAGTCGATGATTTAGGGAGTATTACCAAAAATGACTCGTACATCGATATTCATATTGACGAAGTCTTGAATTTGTCCTTGGTGGATGCCGATACGATTCGGAAAGCCAAGTTTAAAGTAGTCGTTGATGGTGTGAATTCCACTGGGGGAATCGCAATTCCGAAACTTTTAAGGGAACTAGGTGTCGAAGTAGTGGAACTGTATTGCGACCCAACGGGACACTTTCCGCATAATCCTGAACCCTTAAAGGAGCATTTAAAGGATATTTGTGACTTGGTAGTCAAAGAAAACGCCGATTTCGGTATTGTGGTTGACCCCGATGTAGATCGTTTGGCCTTTATCAGTAATGATGGCGAAATGTTTGGAGAAGAATATACCCTAGTAGCCTGTGCCGATTATGTTTTAAGTAAAACAAAAGGCAGTACGGTCTCCAACTTATCTTCTTCCCGTGCCCTTCGTGACGTTACGGAAAAGCATGGTGGCACCTATCAAGCCGCTGCGGTAGGGGAAGTAAATGTAGTAAGCAAAATGAAAGCCACCAATGCCATCATTGGCGGCGAAGGTAACGGTGGTATTATTTATCCTGAAAGTCATTACGGTCGGGATTCTTTGGTCGGAACGGCTTTATTTTTGATGTTGATGGCCGAAAAGGGAGGAACGGTTGCCGAACTACGGGCAAGCTATCCCTCTTATTTTATGAGCAAAAAGAAAATTCAATTGACTCCTGGATTGGACGTGGATGGAATCCTAAAAGCCATGGCCGAGAAATATGCCGATGAGGATATTTCTACCATTGATGGGGTTAAAATCGATTTTCCCGAAAATTGGGTACACCTTCGTAAATCAAACACCGAGCCGATTATCCGCATTTACACGGAGGCCAAAAGTCAGCAAGAAGCTGATGGGCTAGCGGATCGGATTATTGGAGAGATAAAGGCGGTTGCTGGGATTTAG
- a CDS encoding formate--tetrahydrofolate ligase, which yields MTDIEIARKVTLRPIERIAEKLGLPTDAIEPYGRYKAKIPLKYIDTSKVKRSNLILVSAISPTPAGEGKTTMSIGLTEGLNRLGKKATVVLREPSLGPVFGIKGGATGGGYSQVLPMEDINLHFTGDFAAIEKAHNLLSALIDNNIQSKTTSLNLDPRTISWKRVIDMNDRSLRQVIVGLGGTGSGIPRETGFDITAASEIMAILCLAENLPDLKKRLGNIFVGYTFDKTPVYARDLKAEGAMTALLKDAIQPNLVQTIEGNPAIIHGGPFANIAQGTNSVIATRMGMTFSEYTVTEAGFGFDLGAEKFFDIKCQSAGLSPKAVVLTTTIRALKYHGGAILDALTTENLEALEKGIPNLEKHLENIKQFNVKPVIAINRFVSDTDAEIDLIRETAKRLDVRVALAEGWAKGGAGTLELAKEVVEIVEAATEDFTPMYDWELPVKDKIKTIATKIYGAEHVDYTSQALRDLKTIQNLGLEGLPVCIAKTQKSLSDNPKLLGRPKNFIITVRNIEIAAGAGFLIPITGNIMRMPGLPAKPASENIDIDDQGNITGLF from the coding sequence ATGACCGATATAGAAATCGCACGCAAAGTAACGCTTCGACCCATTGAACGGATTGCTGAAAAATTAGGACTTCCAACAGATGCCATTGAACCGTATGGAAGATATAAAGCGAAAATTCCTTTAAAATATATTGATACCTCTAAAGTAAAAAGGTCTAACCTTATCTTGGTTTCCGCAATTTCCCCTACTCCGGCAGGAGAAGGTAAAACCACCATGTCCATCGGATTGACAGAGGGATTGAACCGCTTGGGCAAAAAGGCGACCGTGGTGCTTCGGGAACCCTCTTTAGGTCCGGTTTTCGGCATCAAAGGCGGAGCAACCGGTGGCGGATACTCCCAAGTGCTTCCTATGGAGGACATTAATCTTCATTTCACGGGAGATTTTGCCGCAATCGAAAAAGCTCATAATTTACTCTCGGCTTTAATCGACAATAATATTCAAAGTAAAACCACTTCGTTGAACCTTGATCCACGCACGATTTCATGGAAACGGGTCATCGACATGAACGATCGCTCATTGCGTCAGGTTATCGTCGGTTTAGGAGGCACAGGTTCGGGTATCCCAAGAGAAACGGGATTCGATATTACCGCTGCCTCGGAGATTATGGCGATTTTATGTTTAGCGGAAAATCTGCCAGATTTAAAAAAGCGTCTCGGAAATATTTTTGTTGGCTATACCTTTGACAAGACCCCTGTTTACGCTCGTGACCTGAAAGCCGAAGGCGCAATGACCGCCTTGCTTAAAGATGCGATTCAACCTAATTTGGTACAGACGATTGAGGGGAATCCGGCGATTATTCATGGGGGACCTTTTGCCAATATCGCCCAAGGCACCAATTCCGTCATCGCCACACGAATGGGTATGACCTTTTCGGAATATACCGTTACGGAGGCAGGCTTCGGATTCGACTTGGGTGCTGAAAAGTTTTTCGATATCAAATGTCAAAGTGCGGGGCTATCGCCCAAAGCTGTGGTCTTGACTACCACGATCCGGGCTTTGAAATACCACGGTGGTGCAATCTTGGATGCGCTTACAACCGAAAACTTGGAGGCTTTGGAAAAAGGCATTCCCAACCTTGAAAAACACTTGGAAAATATCAAACAGTTCAATGTAAAACCTGTTATTGCCATAAATCGTTTTGTTTCGGATACTGATGCGGAAATCGATTTAATCAGAGAAACTGCCAAACGACTTGATGTTAGAGTTGCACTTGCTGAAGGCTGGGCCAAAGGAGGCGCAGGCACCTTGGAACTGGCCAAAGAAGTTGTTGAAATCGTTGAAGCCGCAACTGAGGATTTTACACCGATGTATGACTGGGAACTGCCCGTCAAAGATAAAATCAAGACTATTGCCACCAAAATCTATGGAGCGGAACATGTAGATTATACCAGTCAGGCGTTACGTGATTTAAAAACCATACAAAATCTAGGATTGGAAGGATTGCCTGTCTGTATCGCTAAGACTCAAAAGTCTTTATCGGATAACCCAAAATTATTGGGCAGACCCAAAAACTTTATCATTACCGTTCGAAATATCGAAATCGCAGCGGGTGCGGGCTTTTTGATTCCCATTACCGGAAATATTATGCGTATGCCCGGACTACCGGCAAAACCTGCATCGGAGAACATTGATATTGATGATCAAGGGAATATAACGGGGTTGTTTTAA
- a CDS encoding TlpA disulfide reductase family protein, giving the protein MKKIIASVIVVLTLVACNSNPDGFTINATITGELEDGTKVYLKKPDESGQPMDLDTTTVEKGRFSFNGTADVPEMQYVFIDKVEGYIPVIIEKGNIEITAQKDSLAFAKREGSLQNEVFDDYMGDSRELSQKAMTINDDMRKANASGNKDVMKSLQEEYSELQEEFKNFEIDYIKNHPDALISVLLVNKALRSKALPEEEVSELYDGLSEEMKQTAVAKEVNEILTKNKATNIGAKAPNFTAPTPSGEEIALNEVMGKATIIDFWAAWCKPCRAENPNIVNIYNKYHEKGLNIIGVSLDRTAEAWKKAIEEDGLEWNHVSHVEYFNDPIAKLYNVQAIPAAFILDENGVIVAKNLRGQELEGKIAEMLQ; this is encoded by the coding sequence ATGAAAAAAATCATTGCATCAGTAATTGTAGTCCTTACCCTTGTCGCATGTAACTCCAATCCCGATGGGTTTACTATAAACGCTACCATTACAGGAGAATTGGAAGATGGCACCAAAGTATACTTAAAAAAACCGGATGAAAGCGGACAGCCGATGGATTTGGATACCACAACAGTGGAAAAAGGCCGATTTTCGTTCAATGGTACAGCCGATGTCCCCGAAATGCAGTATGTGTTTATTGATAAGGTGGAAGGATACATACCTGTAATCATCGAAAAGGGGAATATAGAGATCACCGCCCAAAAAGATAGCTTGGCCTTTGCAAAGCGTGAGGGGTCATTGCAAAATGAAGTGTTTGATGATTACATGGGCGATTCTAGGGAGTTGTCCCAAAAGGCAATGACCATAAATGACGATATGCGAAAGGCTAATGCTTCGGGTAACAAAGATGTGATGAAATCGCTTCAGGAAGAGTATTCAGAACTTCAGGAAGAATTCAAGAATTTTGAAATTGATTATATCAAAAACCATCCGGATGCGCTTATCAGCGTTTTGTTGGTCAATAAAGCCTTAAGAAGCAAAGCATTGCCCGAAGAAGAAGTATCCGAACTTTATGACGGACTTTCGGAAGAAATGAAACAGACTGCGGTCGCCAAAGAGGTAAATGAAATCTTGACCAAAAATAAGGCCACGAATATAGGCGCTAAGGCACCAAATTTTACGGCTCCCACCCCATCAGGGGAGGAAATCGCCTTAAACGAAGTTATGGGGAAAGCTACCATTATTGATTTTTGGGCTGCTTGGTGCAAGCCCTGTAGGGCAGAAAACCCAAATATTGTAAACATTTATAACAAGTATCACGAAAAAGGGTTGAATATCATTGGCGTTTCTTTGGACAGAACTGCTGAAGCGTGGAAAAAAGCCATTGAAGAAGATGGTCTGGAATGGAACCATGTTTCCCATGTAGAATATTTTAACGACCCTATCGCAAAATTATACAATGTACAAGCGATTCCCGCAGCCTTTATCTTAGACGAAAACGGAGTGATCGTCGCCAAAAATTTACGAGGACAGGAACTCGAAGGTAAAATAGCGGAAATGCTTCAGTAA
- a CDS encoding rhomboid family intramembrane serine protease, which yields MDNLHYATLAIIAANILVSIKGFNDTSFFERYKFGIGQIKAGQRERMVTSGFLHVDLAHLFFNMFTLYFFADVVINWFGPGKFIAIYLVSLIAGSLLALFFHKDEPYYSAVGASGAVTGILYAAILLQPGMSLFLMFIPIPIPAYVVGIGYLLYSIYGMKSRLGNIGHTAHFGGAIGGYLTTLLFKPDLIFTETLMVLLLAVPIIILFVMEKMGKI from the coding sequence ATGGATAATCTGCACTATGCCACATTGGCCATAATCGCCGCTAACATATTGGTTTCTATTAAGGGTTTTAACGATACTTCTTTCTTTGAACGCTATAAATTCGGTATCGGTCAAATAAAGGCGGGCCAAAGGGAACGCATGGTTACTTCCGGTTTTTTACATGTGGATCTGGCGCATTTGTTTTTCAACATGTTTACATTGTATTTTTTCGCCGATGTGGTCATCAATTGGTTCGGCCCCGGTAAATTTATTGCCATTTATTTGGTCAGCTTGATCGCGGGTAGCCTTTTAGCCTTGTTTTTTCATAAAGACGAACCCTATTACAGCGCCGTAGGCGCAAGTGGGGCGGTAACCGGAATATTGTATGCGGCTATTTTATTACAACCTGGAATGAGTTTATTTTTGATGTTTATTCCCATACCCATTCCTGCGTATGTCGTCGGTATCGGTTACCTATTATACTCCATCTACGGGATGAAAAGCCGATTGGGAAATATTGGTCACACGGCACATTTTGGCGGTGCCATTGGCGGTTACCTGACCACCTTATTGTTTAAACCGGATTTGATATTTACGGAAACCCTCATGGTATTGCTTTTGGCGGTTCCCATAATCATCCTTTTCGTTATGGAAAAGATGGGTAAAATCTAA
- a CDS encoding carboxypeptidase-like regulatory domain-containing protein, translated as MHYNRFFLLLFILFPIAGQAQSNKPYPYYIEGYIYDTEREKPIPFATIKVKGWAIGVVTNRNGSFKVPEKFSELNDTLIVTSMGYETKVISIQQMMAQKSNVIFLNPHVYGLEETVVYASKKKKRKLSTRSIVRKAIRAIPDNFPNQPFSLTGYYRDYQWHENDYLNLNEAILSIYDKGFESKDQQSTQFALHSILVNENFPRDTISNKPYDYENRNKVINNAILSSYGGNELRILRVHDAIRNYEVNSYAFVYKLKSQFLSGHSFERAKDIFLDDLPFYNITVTKSQNGYEAFGQLLIDKENFSIYMLNYSLYFKDTDGKSVESIDGLEKDLIFEVLSEYRPFRDKMFLNYITFNNSFILPEPPRFFIEELLVNVATRRLSLTFNNPVDEQKANIISNYELKFFGEPLTIKEVSLDIANPRTVLLYLEFKDGMKERDFYNHFKNYQTNKEAGAKLRCYVMNITDIHGNLADKIYDYKEYQQFREFFTQEVQEDFEMPSTSFFMNMNSPVFEGQPLQEKDDLENYWMNSPLKVVDDLLNVE; from the coding sequence ATGCACTACAATAGATTTTTTCTCCTTCTATTCATTTTATTCCCAATAGCGGGACAAGCGCAGTCCAATAAACCATACCCCTATTATATCGAAGGGTATATTTATGATACCGAAAGAGAAAAGCCTATCCCTTTTGCTACAATAAAAGTTAAAGGATGGGCCATAGGAGTCGTGACCAATAGAAACGGAAGTTTTAAGGTTCCTGAGAAGTTCTCAGAATTGAACGATACTTTGATTGTTACATCCATGGGATATGAGACCAAAGTAATTTCAATACAACAAATGATGGCCCAGAAATCCAATGTCATTTTTTTAAATCCACATGTTTATGGATTGGAAGAAACAGTCGTGTATGCAAGCAAGAAAAAGAAAAGGAAGCTTAGCACTAGGTCTATCGTTAGAAAAGCGATTCGCGCTATCCCGGATAATTTTCCAAACCAACCTTTTAGTTTAACAGGCTATTATAGAGATTATCAATGGCATGAGAATGACTACCTAAACCTAAACGAAGCCATACTTAGCATATATGATAAAGGCTTTGAAAGCAAGGATCAGCAATCAACACAGTTTGCCCTACATAGTATCTTGGTTAACGAAAATTTTCCCAGGGACACCATATCCAACAAGCCTTATGATTATGAAAACAGAAATAAGGTCATAAACAACGCAATTCTAAGTTCATATGGCGGGAATGAGTTACGAATACTCAGGGTGCATGATGCTATAAGAAATTATGAGGTTAACTCGTATGCCTTTGTTTATAAGTTAAAAAGTCAATTCTTGAGTGGCCATAGTTTTGAACGTGCAAAGGATATCTTTCTTGATGACCTTCCTTTTTATAATATCACAGTCACCAAGTCCCAAAATGGATATGAGGCGTTTGGTCAGCTTTTGATTGATAAAGAGAACTTCTCCATTTACATGCTGAACTATTCCTTATATTTCAAAGACACTGACGGTAAATCGGTTGAAAGTATCGATGGCCTGGAAAAAGACTTAATTTTTGAGGTCTTGAGTGAATATCGCCCTTTTAGGGACAAAATGTTTTTAAACTATATTACATTCAATAATAGTTTTATTTTGCCAGAACCTCCTCGTTTTTTTATAGAAGAACTACTTGTCAACGTGGCCACTCGAAGGTTGTCGTTGACTTTCAATAACCCCGTGGATGAACAAAAAGCGAATATCATTTCCAATTATGAATTAAAGTTCTTTGGCGAGCCGTTGACCATAAAAGAGGTTTCTTTGGATATAGCAAATCCTCGTACCGTTTTGCTATACCTCGAATTCAAAGATGGGATGAAAGAACGCGATTTCTACAACCACTTCAAAAACTACCAAACCAATAAAGAAGCTGGTGCAAAATTACGTTGCTATGTTATGAACATTACAGACATCCATGGGAACTTGGCGGATAAAATATATGACTACAAAGAGTACCAACAATTCAGGGAATTTTTCACCCAGGAAGTCCAAGAAGATTTTGAAATGCCGAGTACATCCTTTTTCATGAATATGAATAGCCCTGTTTTCGAGGGGCAGCCACTACAAGAAAAAGATGATTTGGAAAACTATTGGATGAACTCCCCTTTAAAAGTTGTTGATGACCTATTAAATGTAGAATAG
- a CDS encoding lysophospholipid acyltransferase family protein, protein MQLLVFILAYPLLWLISILPYRLFYAFSDFVYFVLYRIVGYRKKVVKDNLRLVFPSKTKEELKSIEKKFYRHLCDSFLEMVKTMNLSKAAVKKRYDIQNVEVIQEIEKTKSILVVCSHYANWEWNVSLNNYVQAKGYAVYTKISNKYFDAWSRKVRARWNTKLITQEETVKTIVKNKQNNVIGIFGMVSDQSPQVIRAQYWADFMGIRVPVINGAETLARKLDLAVVFLKVSKVKRGYYKAEFTPITTDAKSTEKNQITDTFLRMAEQQIYERPEHYLWTHKRWKHRGKEHLSPAAKKQQRTK, encoded by the coding sequence ATGCAACTACTCGTTTTTATCTTGGCCTATCCATTATTGTGGTTAATTTCCATACTGCCTTATCGACTGTTCTATGCATTCTCCGATTTTGTGTACTTTGTACTATATCGCATTGTGGGCTATCGAAAAAAGGTGGTCAAGGACAATCTTAGATTGGTATTTCCATCTAAAACCAAAGAGGAATTAAAATCAATCGAGAAAAAGTTTTATCGTCATTTATGCGATTCTTTTTTGGAAATGGTAAAGACGATGAACCTTTCCAAGGCAGCGGTAAAAAAACGCTACGACATTCAAAATGTTGAAGTTATACAGGAGATAGAAAAAACAAAAAGCATTTTAGTGGTATGCTCGCACTATGCCAATTGGGAATGGAACGTTAGCCTCAACAATTATGTACAGGCCAAAGGATATGCGGTTTATACCAAGATCAGCAACAAGTACTTTGATGCGTGGAGCCGTAAGGTTCGTGCCCGATGGAACACCAAACTGATTACCCAGGAAGAAACGGTAAAGACCATTGTAAAGAACAAGCAGAACAATGTCATAGGAATATTCGGAATGGTGAGCGATCAGTCGCCCCAAGTAATCCGAGCCCAATACTGGGCAGATTTTATGGGCATACGGGTACCGGTCATCAACGGGGCCGAGACACTGGCCAGAAAATTAGATCTGGCGGTAGTGTTCCTTAAAGTTTCAAAAGTGAAACGTGGCTACTATAAAGCGGAATTCACACCTATAACGACCGACGCAAAATCAACCGAGAAAAATCAAATTACCGATACGTTCTTAAGAATGGCCGAGCAACAGATATATGAAAGGCCAGAGCATTACCTGTGGACGCATAAACGCTGGAAACATCGTGGTAAGGAGCATTTGAGTCCCGCAGCAAAAAAACAGCAGCGTACCAAATAG